The region AGGAAGGGCGATCCGTCGTCGACATCGCCCTGGCACTCGGCATCGCCAAGTCCACGGCGTACCAGTGGGTCAGACATCTTCCGCTCGATCCCGACTCCGATGCCGCGCGCGCCCGGCAGCACGCCCACGCCGCGCGGATGCGGGAGGCGCGGTGGGCTCCCTACCGCGAGGAGCGAGACCAGTCCAGGGCGGCCGTACGCGCCGAAGCGGCGGAGCAGGTCGGCCCGCTGGACGACCGGGACCTGCTCTTGCTCGGTGCCGCCATCTACTGGTCGGAGGGGGCCAAGTCCAAGCCCTGGCGTCGCAGCGAGCGAATCCAGTTGATCAACAGTGACGTGCGGTTGCTCGCGCTCTTCCTGCGCTTTCTCGAATCCATCGGGGTCGACCGCACAGTGCCGAGCTATCGGGTCAGCATCCATGAGTCCGCTGACGTCGAGGCGGCGGTCGCCTGGTGGATCGAGGCGCTCGACCTGCCGGCCGACCGATTCCACCCGGCCACACTCAAACGCCACCAGCCCAAGACGGTCCGACGCAACACCGGTGTGGACTACCGCGGTTGCCTGATCATCGACGTCCCGCAGAGCCGGAAGGTCTACTGGTTGATAGAGGGAGTGGTCGATGGCTTGGTCGGGCCGGGGGATAAGGGTGTGAGCGACGATCGGTGAGGCGCTACCCTGACGGGGAAACCTTCGGCCGTGGTGTAATTGGCAACACGGTGCCCTTTGGAGGCACTTTTCCAGGTTCGAGTCCTGGCGGCCGAGCTTCTTAGGTTCGGGGCACATCGCTTCTTAGGTTCGGGGCGCGTCGGGTGACCTGTGCCTTTAGTCCGATTCGGGGTTCATCCGGGGGGAACGGGCGACTCGCCCGGGACGCGCGGCTAGCATGAGGCCGCAGATTGCCCAGCCATCCCGACGGGAGCCCGCCCGTGTCCCAGTCCCGACCCCGTACCGTGGTCGTCCTCGCCGCCGGCGAGGGCAAGCGGATGAAGTCGGCGCTACCGAAGGTGCTGCACCCACTGCTTGGCCGCACCCTGGTCGGTCATGTCCTGGCGGCCGCCGCGCCGCTGGCCGCCGAGCGCACGCTGGTGGTGGTGGGCCACGGTGCCGACCAGGTCGCCGCGCACCTGTCCGAGGTGGCCCCGCAGGCCACCCCGGTCCGGCAGACGGAACAGTTGGGCACCGGGCACGCGGTCCGGATCGCCCTGGACGCCGTAGCCGACCTCGCCGGCACCGTCGTCGTGCTCAACGGCGACGTGCCGTTGTTGCGGGCCGAGACGGTCACCGCCCTCGTCGAGACGCACGAGGCGGCCGGGGCGGCGGCGACCGTACTGGCCGCCGAGGTGGCCGACCCGACCGGACTCGGCCGGATCATCCGGGACCCCGCCGGGCACCTGGAGCAGATCGTCGAGGAGCGCGACGCCACCTCTGCCCAGCGGGCGGTTCGGGAGATCAACGCCGGGATCTACGCCTTCGACGCGGCGCTGCTACGGGACGCGTTGAGCAAGATCTCCACCGACAACGACCAGGGTGAGGAGTACCTCACCGACGTCTTCGGGCTGCTGGTCGCCGCGGGCGAGGCGGTGGCCGTACACGTGGCGGCGGAGGCGACCGAGACGCTGGGCTGCAACGACCGGGTGGAGTTGGCCGCGTTGCGCCGGCTGCTGCGGGACCGGGTCAACGAGGGCTGGTTGCGCTCCGGGGTCACCCTGTTGGACCCGATGACGACCTGGATCGACGTGACGGTCACGCTCGACCGGGACGCCGTGGTGGACCAGAACACGCAGTTGCGGGGTGCGACGACGGTCGGGGCGGCGGCGGCCGTCGGGCCGGACGTCACGTTGATCGACACCACGGTCGGCGCGGGTGCGGTGGTGCTGCGTAGCCACGCCGTGGGTGCGGAGATCGGACCGCAGGCCAGTGTCGGCCCGTACGCCTACCTGCGGCCGGCCGCCCGCCTGGCGGACAAGGCCAAGGTCGGCACGTTCGTCGAGGTGAAGAACTCGGAGATTGGTCCGGGTGCGAAGGTGCCGCACCTGTCGTACGTTGGGGACGCGACGATCGGGGCGCGGGCCAACATCGGTGCGGCGACGATCTTCGTGAACTACGACGGCGTGGCCAAGCACCACACCACCGTCGGCGAGGCGGCCTTCGTCGGCTGCGACACGAACCTGATCGCTCCGGTCGAGATCGGGCCGGGCGCGTACGTGGCCGCGGGCAGCGCCATCACCCAGGACGTACCGCCGGGAGCGCTCGGGGTGACCCGGGCTTCGCAGCGCAACGTCGAAGGTTGGGTGGCGCGGCGGCGAGCGGGTACGAAGTCGGCGGAGGCCGCGGAGGCGGCGCTCACCCGGCAGGAGGCGGAGCTTGCCCGGCAGAGGGCTGTTGACGCAAGTCAGGGTGAGGCATTCCACGGCCTTGGCGACACGGCTGGATACGACGCCGACCCGGGGGATACTGCAACCGAATAGTCCCAGGTCCCCAGCCGGGAACCACCGATCAACGGGAGCAGACGAGCCGATGGGCAGCATCGTCGCCGAAAACCGCAAAAGTCTGATGCTCTTCTCGGGGCGGGGCTTTCCGGAACTGGCCCAGGAGATCGGCGAGGTGCTCGGCGTGGCACCGACGCCGGCCGACGCGTACGAGTTCGCCAACGGCGAGATCTTCGTCCGGTTCAAGGAGTCGGTACGTGGCTCGGACGCGTTCGTGGTGCAGTCGGTCACGCACGGCGTGAACAAGTGGGTCATGGAGACCCTGATCATGATCGACGCGTTGAAGCGCGGGTCGGCGAAGCGGATCACGGTCGTGTTGCCGTTCTACCCGTACGCCCGGCAGGACAAGAAGCACCGGGGTCGGGAGCCGATCTCGGCGCGGCTGGTGGCGGACCTGCTCAAGACGGCCGGGGCGAACCGCATCCTCACCGTGGACCTGCACACCGCGCAGATCCAGGGTTTCTTCGACGGGCCGGTGGACCACCTGTTCGCGATGGACATTCTGGCCAACTACGTGGAGCGCCGGTACGCCGGGCGGCCGATGACGGTGGTGGCACCGGACTCCGGTCGGGTACGGGTGGCCGAGCGGTGGACGGACCGGCTGGGTGGCTGCCCGCTGGCGTTCATTCACAAGACTCGCGATCCGCTCAAGCCGAACCAGGTGGTGGCGAACCGGGTGGTGGGGGACGTCGAGGGCCGGGTCTGCCTGATCGTTGATGACATGATCGACACTGGTGGGACGATCTGTAAGGCGGCGGAGATCCTGCACGAGGCGGGGGCGGCGGACGTCGTGGTGGCGTCGACCCACGCCCTGCTGTCGGACCCGGCTACGGAGCGGTTGAAGAACAGCCAGATCAGCGAGGTCATCGTGACCAACACGCTGCCGTTGCCGCCGGAGAAGCAGTTGGACAAGCTCACGGTGTTGTCGATCGCGCCGCTGCTGGCGCGGGCGATCCGTGAGGTCTTCGACGACGGTTCGGTGACCACGCTCTTCGGCGGGCTCAGCTGACGGTCGTTCTTCCCGGG is a window of Micromonospora polyrhachis DNA encoding:
- the glmU gene encoding bifunctional UDP-N-acetylglucosamine diphosphorylase/glucosamine-1-phosphate N-acetyltransferase GlmU translates to MSQSRPRTVVVLAAGEGKRMKSALPKVLHPLLGRTLVGHVLAAAAPLAAERTLVVVGHGADQVAAHLSEVAPQATPVRQTEQLGTGHAVRIALDAVADLAGTVVVLNGDVPLLRAETVTALVETHEAAGAAATVLAAEVADPTGLGRIIRDPAGHLEQIVEERDATSAQRAVREINAGIYAFDAALLRDALSKISTDNDQGEEYLTDVFGLLVAAGEAVAVHVAAEATETLGCNDRVELAALRRLLRDRVNEGWLRSGVTLLDPMTTWIDVTVTLDRDAVVDQNTQLRGATTVGAAAAVGPDVTLIDTTVGAGAVVLRSHAVGAEIGPQASVGPYAYLRPAARLADKAKVGTFVEVKNSEIGPGAKVPHLSYVGDATIGARANIGAATIFVNYDGVAKHHTTVGEAAFVGCDTNLIAPVEIGPGAYVAAGSAITQDVPPGALGVTRASQRNVEGWVARRRAGTKSAEAAEAALTRQEAELARQRAVDASQGEAFHGLGDTAGYDADPGDTATE
- a CDS encoding ribose-phosphate diphosphokinase; the protein is MGSIVAENRKSLMLFSGRGFPELAQEIGEVLGVAPTPADAYEFANGEIFVRFKESVRGSDAFVVQSVTHGVNKWVMETLIMIDALKRGSAKRITVVLPFYPYARQDKKHRGREPISARLVADLLKTAGANRILTVDLHTAQIQGFFDGPVDHLFAMDILANYVERRYAGRPMTVVAPDSGRVRVAERWTDRLGGCPLAFIHKTRDPLKPNQVVANRVVGDVEGRVCLIVDDMIDTGGTICKAAEILHEAGAADVVVASTHALLSDPATERLKNSQISEVIVTNTLPLPPEKQLDKLTVLSIAPLLARAIREVFDDGSVTTLFGGLS
- a CDS encoding helix-turn-helix domain-containing protein — its product is MTDPLAAEAHRLRTVEQLSLSQIQDRLGIGKGRLYELLRGVPPPEWTRRPNAKDELRSQAVALREEGRSVVDIALALGIAKSTAYQWVRHLPLDPDSDAARARQHAHAARMREARWAPYREERDQSRAAVRAEAAEQVGPLDDRDLLLLGAAIYWSEGAKSKPWRRSERIQLINSDVRLLALFLRFLESIGVDRTVPSYRVSIHESADVEAAVAWWIEALDLPADRFHPATLKRHQPKTVRRNTGVDYRGCLIIDVPQSRKVYWLIEGVVDGLVGPGDKGVSDDR